The Paenibacillus sp. MBLB1832 genome has a window encoding:
- a CDS encoding FAD-dependent oxidoreductase → MRLRNPRVQLVIALAFLLILVSGLSFSKIWFKQGSVTVSTTTSSGTHQDTPIATVEPVPSVQEPKNENAIASAYPTEHVDVVVIGSELEGLYLARAAADEGLKVKILDPHQAFGGQILQSQMLFLDETRDEHGQLLVQGRAKELFDGFRNAKIRKLSEFTTYMNKLSKDIPIESGITIQDVEQIQTPDYMHKIPSITYRTDKSEIKKITASYWVDNSDFAALLSRLEVKRLPGLEKFYGQKEIEYMSAGMMMKFKNVDWKKFNSTFNGLKPEDRSKQFGGGSVSDSFAIGLSGMTKAYHPSNDRVFLRGLNAVNQRDGEVLINALLVYTIDPAKPASVQEAVNLGTKETALILQHFRKTLPGWEKAELGELPTYPYVREYNHYEMDYTLKPSDLLAGTMFWDNVSIGGYPLDLQGTSANKWGIEMGRPDKYGMPLRSFLLKNYENVLAAGKNVGSSAIAYGSTRIQPNTSLAAESIGVILGQLHGKMKLREITPAEMSNLQAYLAAHYQIKLTGITANNKITGWNEEEIRKLDAGELTYPSYVQTRKKAAVK, encoded by the coding sequence ATGCGCTTACGAAATCCACGAGTTCAGCTCGTTATTGCTTTGGCTTTCCTCCTAATCCTTGTTTCTGGCTTATCGTTCAGCAAGATTTGGTTCAAACAAGGCAGCGTTACTGTAAGTACGACGACCTCATCTGGCACGCATCAAGATACGCCCATTGCAACCGTGGAACCCGTACCTTCCGTTCAGGAGCCGAAAAATGAAAATGCCATTGCATCCGCCTATCCGACCGAACATGTTGATGTTGTGGTCATCGGGAGCGAGCTTGAAGGTCTTTATCTGGCAAGAGCAGCCGCGGACGAAGGGCTAAAAGTCAAAATCCTCGACCCTCATCAAGCTTTCGGCGGGCAAATTCTGCAAAGTCAAATGCTGTTTCTGGATGAAACGCGCGATGAGCACGGGCAACTTCTTGTGCAGGGGCGGGCCAAAGAATTATTCGACGGCTTCCGCAATGCGAAGATCCGCAAGCTTTCGGAATTTACTACCTATATGAATAAATTAAGCAAAGATATCCCGATAGAGTCTGGCATCACCATCCAAGACGTGGAGCAAATTCAGACACCTGATTACATGCACAAGATCCCTTCGATCACCTACCGCACAGACAAAAGTGAAATCAAAAAGATTACCGCTTCCTATTGGGTAGACAACAGCGATTTCGCCGCACTGCTCAGTCGCTTGGAAGTCAAACGCCTTCCTGGGCTGGAGAAGTTCTACGGTCAGAAAGAGATCGAATACATGAGTGCAGGCATGATGATGAAGTTCAAGAACGTGGATTGGAAGAAATTCAATTCGACGTTTAATGGCCTGAAGCCTGAAGATCGATCCAAACAATTTGGCGGAGGCAGTGTCAGTGACAGCTTTGCTATTGGATTGAGCGGGATGACGAAAGCGTATCACCCATCCAATGATCGCGTCTTCTTACGCGGGCTGAATGCGGTCAATCAGCGTGATGGCGAGGTTTTGATTAACGCATTGCTGGTGTATACCATAGATCCAGCCAAACCAGCGTCAGTGCAAGAAGCGGTTAATTTAGGTACGAAAGAAACAGCACTGATTCTTCAACATTTCCGCAAAACGCTGCCAGGCTGGGAAAAAGCAGAACTCGGCGAGCTGCCAACCTATCCGTACGTTCGCGAGTATAATCATTATGAGATGGACTATACGTTGAAACCGTCCGACCTTCTCGCGGGCACAATGTTCTGGGACAATGTCAGCATTGGCGGCTACCCGCTTGATCTGCAAGGGACCTCTGCCAACAAATGGGGCATTGAAATGGGCCGCCCCGATAAATACGGCATGCCGCTCCGCAGCTTTTTGCTTAAAAATTATGAAAATGTCCTTGCCGCTGGGAAAAATGTCGGATCATCCGCGATCGCTTATGGAAGCACACGCATTCAACCGAACACCAGTCTTGCCGCTGAATCCATCGGCGTCATCTTAGGTCAGCTTCATGGCAAAATGAAGCTCAGAGAAATAACGCCTGCCGAAATGAGCAATCTTCAAGCGTATTTGGCCGCACATTATCAAATCAAATTAACGGGCATCACGGCCAACAATAAAATTACTGGCTGGAATGAAGAAGAAATCCGGAAGTTAGACGCCGGCGAACTCACCTATCCAAGCTATGTGCAGACGCGAAAAAAAGCGGCGGTTAAATAA
- a CDS encoding HAD family hydrolase produces the protein MIKLIVSDLDGTLLDHDKKVTTREIEALQQVKEAGINLCLASGRMNSEMQQVLQEINHQAHSVSQNGAFIHLDNGTLFQTKLFEPAIALKVYRLFQSSDTVQLVCSGDANYIAAMNTAADEIQARMFHPFILKSDLEKSLVDAFPVCKFSLFGQVDNLLSLKALLEKELGNHLDVYLSDKDCLDIMPHQVSKGSSLLELLQHLGLQPEEIACCGDSFNDVSMFGITPHSFVMQTAHPDVKQHAAHQVASVAEAIAHVLTYNEKLQSERTERWAR, from the coding sequence ATGATTAAACTTATCGTCAGCGATTTAGACGGCACCTTGCTGGATCATGATAAGAAAGTGACGACGCGGGAGATTGAGGCGCTTCAACAAGTGAAAGAAGCAGGAATCAACCTCTGTTTGGCTTCTGGCCGAATGAACAGCGAAATGCAGCAAGTTCTGCAAGAGATTAACCATCAAGCACATTCCGTGTCGCAAAACGGAGCTTTTATCCACTTGGATAATGGAACCTTGTTCCAAACCAAGCTTTTCGAACCCGCCATTGCGCTGAAGGTATACCGGCTCTTTCAATCTTCTGACACCGTTCAGCTTGTGTGTTCAGGTGACGCGAACTATATTGCTGCCATGAATACAGCAGCGGATGAGATTCAAGCGCGCATGTTCCACCCTTTTATCCTAAAGAGTGACTTAGAGAAATCCCTGGTGGATGCGTTCCCCGTCTGCAAATTCTCCTTATTCGGTCAAGTTGACAACTTATTATCACTTAAGGCTTTACTTGAAAAAGAACTCGGGAATCACCTAGACGTCTATTTATCCGACAAGGATTGCCTCGATATCATGCCACACCAAGTATCCAAAGGCAGCTCGTTATTAGAGTTACTTCAACATCTCGGTCTTCAACCTGAAGAAATCGCATGTTGCGGGGATTCGTTTAATGACGTATCGATGTTCGGCATAACACCGCATAGCTTCGTGATGCAAACAGCCCATCCCGATGTGAAGCAGCATGCCGCTCATCAAGTCGCCTCCGTAGCAGAAGCGATCGCACACGTATTGACGTACAATGAGAAGCTTCAATCCGAACGTACAGAAAGATGGGCTCGATGA
- a CDS encoding DeoR/GlpR family DNA-binding transcription regulator: MFQEERLISILDYLKSNKRISVDLICELYDVSRDTARRDMVKLEEQGSIVRTRGGAILPTLSKEVGNYDQRLQEESSSKLTIGRTAAALVQDGDYLMMDASTTVLQAASALTSKPNIVVTSSIETAAVLTRKDGVTIHMLGGVLDNKHHRVYGAKAIEMLNDYHVDKLFIGTCGITEDGLSAPDEEDCYMVRAMMGHADQVIVLADHSKFGKRMFHRVVGFDQIDLLVTDQALSEEMKETLLAHDVEIVLAGGDDHHD, from the coding sequence TTGTTTCAAGAAGAACGACTTATTTCCATTCTTGACTACTTAAAATCAAATAAGCGTATATCCGTAGATCTCATCTGCGAGCTATACGATGTATCACGGGATACTGCAAGACGCGATATGGTCAAGTTGGAAGAACAAGGTTCCATCGTTCGTACGCGTGGAGGCGCTATTCTTCCTACACTTTCTAAAGAAGTCGGCAACTACGATCAACGGCTCCAAGAAGAATCTTCCTCGAAGCTGACCATTGGGCGAACAGCCGCGGCACTCGTGCAGGATGGCGATTACCTTATGATGGATGCGTCTACGACGGTTCTGCAAGCAGCATCGGCGCTGACTTCCAAGCCTAATATTGTCGTCACCAGCTCCATTGAAACGGCCGCCGTTCTCACACGCAAAGACGGGGTAACGATTCATATGCTCGGCGGTGTGTTGGATAATAAACATCATCGCGTATACGGCGCCAAAGCCATTGAAATGTTAAACGACTATCATGTCGACAAGCTGTTCATTGGTACGTGCGGAATTACGGAGGATGGACTTTCTGCGCCTGATGAGGAAGACTGCTACATGGTCCGAGCAATGATGGGGCATGCCGATCAAGTGATTGTTCTCGCAGATCATTCCAAATTTGGCAAGCGGATGTTTCATCGTGTTGTTGGGTTTGACCAAATTGATCTCTTGGTGACCGATCAAGCGCTCAGTGAGGAAATGAAGGAAACGTTACTAGCCCATGATGTTGAAATTGTACTAGCAGGAGGAGATGACCACCATGATTAA